One Astyanax mexicanus isolate ESR-SI-001 chromosome 3, AstMex3_surface, whole genome shotgun sequence genomic region harbors:
- the trhrb gene encoding thyrotropin-releasing hormone receptor b: MENFTSSNTTFGTWPDHSLPYKLISTLIVLTICALGIVGNVMVILVVLTTKHMRTPTNCYLVSLAAADLMVLVAAGLPSVADSLYGSWLFGRVGCLCITYFQYLGINASSCSITAFTVERYIAICHPIRAQSLCTYTRAKRIILGVWVTTSLYCVMWFYLADIEELVYEDATIVSCAYKVSRNLYLPIYFFDFGVFFVLPLTLSTVLYGLIARILFLNPLPKTKSKNGHDGVYSGNKTNGLKSSSQCSSTTAASRRQVTKMLAVVVILFAVLWMPYRTLVVVNSFLQEAYLDAWFLLFCRTCVYLNSAINPVIYNAMSQKFRAAFKRLCRCGPRVQAKQAAYSVALTYSVAKETSMIESTEHFSTEMEDLTEGPEDLTEEPN, encoded by the exons ATGGAGAACTTTACTTCATCCAACACCACTTTTGGCACTTGGCCTGACCACAGTCTACCATACAAGTTGATCAGCACTTTAATAGTTCTCACTATTTGCGCCCTGGGAATTGTCGGCAACGTGATGGTGATTCTGGTGGTGCTCACCACCAAGCACATGCGTACACCCACCAACTGCTATTTGGTGAGCTTGGCAGCTGCTGACCTCATGGTGTTGGTGGCTGCTGGTCTTCCCAGTGTGGCTGATAGCCTGTACGGCTCGTGGCTGTTTGGACGAGTCGGCTGCCTGTGCATCACCTACTTTCAGTACCTGGGCATCAACGCCTCCTCCTGCTCGATTACAGCCTTTACTGTGGAGAGGTACATCGCTATCTGCCACCCGATCCGCGCCCAGTCCCTGTGCACCTACACCCGAGCTAAGAGGATCATTCTGGGCGTGTGGGTGACCACCTCGCTCTACTGCGTCATGTGGTTCTATCTGGCTGACATCGAGGAGCTGGTGTACGAGGATGCCACCATCGTGTCCTGTGCTTACAAAGTGTCTCGGAACCTTTATCTACCCATTTACTTCTTTGATTTTGGTGTCTTCTTCGTCCTGCCCCTCACGCTGTCCACTGTGCTGTATGGGCTCATCGCGAGAATTCTCTTTCTGAACCCACTTCCCAAAACCAAGAGCAAGAACGGACATGACGGCGTTTACTCTGGGAACAAGACGAACGGCCTTAAAAGTTCGAGTCAGTGCTCCAGTACGACGGCTGCTTCTCGAAGACAG GTAACCAAGATGCTGGCGGTAGTGGTCATCCTCTTCGCCGTGCTCTGGATGCCCTACCGCACCCTGGTGGTGGTCAACTCCTTCCTACAGGAGGCGTACCTGGACGCCTGGTTCCTGCTCTTCTGCCGCACCTGCGTCTACCTAAACAGCGCCATCAACCCCGTGATCTACAACGCCATGTCTCAGAAGTTCCGCGCCGCCTTCAAGAGACTCTGTAGATGCGGCCCACGGGTTCAGGCCAAGCAGGCGGCGTATAGCGTGGCTTTAACTTACAGTGTTGCTAAGGAGACGTCTATGATCGAGAGCACGGAGCACTTCTCCACGGAGATGGAAGATCTGACGGAAGGACCAGAAGATTTAACGGAAGAGCCGAACTAG